A stretch of Amycolatopsis balhimycina FH 1894 DNA encodes these proteins:
- a CDS encoding transglutaminase-like domain-containing protein: protein MVADTPPQDLLGVTPFLDHDHPVVREFAGQVLDGTETTPTEKAVALYYAVRDKLHYEVYGAALSRTGLKASSIIERGRGFCVHKSIVYAAVCRAAGVPSRIALTDVRNHLASPRLRELVGGDVFRFHALNSVYLDGRWVRATPVFNKLLCRLYGITPLEFDGTADSMSHPYDSKGRRYMEFLHDYGDFDDFPYELVVGGIRSAHPALFAGRYETAQGSLIAEAADETGDALGKAA, encoded by the coding sequence ATGGTGGCCGACACGCCTCCCCAGGACCTGCTCGGGGTCACCCCGTTCCTCGATCACGACCACCCGGTCGTGCGGGAGTTCGCCGGGCAGGTGCTCGACGGCACGGAAACCACGCCGACCGAGAAGGCGGTCGCGCTGTACTACGCGGTCCGCGACAAGCTGCACTACGAGGTCTACGGCGCGGCGCTGAGCCGCACCGGCCTCAAAGCCAGTTCGATCATCGAGCGCGGCCGCGGGTTCTGCGTGCACAAGTCCATCGTGTACGCCGCGGTGTGCCGCGCGGCGGGCGTGCCGAGCCGGATCGCGCTCACCGACGTCCGCAACCACCTCGCGTCGCCGCGGCTGCGCGAGCTGGTCGGCGGCGACGTGTTCCGCTTCCACGCGCTGAACTCGGTGTACCTGGACGGCAGGTGGGTCCGCGCGACGCCGGTGTTCAACAAGCTGCTGTGCCGGCTCTACGGCATCACGCCGCTCGAGTTCGACGGCACCGCCGACAGCATGTCGCACCCGTACGACAGCAAGGGCCGCCGGTACATGGAGTTCCTCCACGACTACGGCGACTTCGACGACTTCCCGTACGAGCTCGTCGTCGGGGGCATCCGGTCGGCACACCCGGCGTTGTTCGCCGGCCGTTACGAAACGGCCCAGGGTTCGCTGATCGCGGAGGCGGCCGACGAGACCGGCGACGCGCTCGGCAAGGCCGCGTAA